The proteins below are encoded in one region of Clostridium fermenticellae:
- a CDS encoding metal ABC transporter permease, whose amino-acid sequence MFDYTFMRNAFAIAILISILCPCIGIFLVLRRYSMIGDTLSHTSLAGVAVGLLAQKNPIAVAFLFTSICGVLIEFLRNYFKKYAELILVIVMSLGVGIAITIMSSGELHTNVDSFIFGSILTVTKEDLYTVLILSIISYILMFFLYNQLVFIAFDEEAATISGIRVKLVNYIFLILVAATVSVSIRIVGVLVLSSMIALPVATALQLKRGFKITLVSSILFSVVDVLIGLFSSYYIGCAPGGLIALSSVIMLTLVMSIKKIAFVNYSYKLSSKNIIKENN is encoded by the coding sequence ATGTTTGATTATACATTCATGCGAAATGCTTTTGCAATAGCAATCCTAATTTCTATTTTATGCCCCTGTATAGGTATATTTTTAGTGCTTAGAAGATATTCCATGATAGGAGATACTCTTTCGCATACTTCACTTGCTGGAGTTGCGGTAGGACTTTTGGCACAAAAAAATCCTATTGCTGTTGCATTTTTGTTTACTTCAATATGTGGAGTTTTAATTGAATTTTTGAGGAATTATTTTAAAAAGTATGCAGAACTTATACTTGTCATAGTGATGTCATTAGGTGTAGGAATTGCAATTACGATAATGAGTTCTGGAGAACTTCATACAAATGTTGATTCATTTATATTTGGAAGTATCCTTACAGTAACTAAGGAAGATTTATATACGGTTTTAATACTTAGTATAATATCATATATATTGATGTTTTTCCTGTATAATCAACTTGTCTTCATTGCTTTTGATGAAGAAGCAGCAACAATATCTGGAATCAGGGTTAAACTTGTAAATTATATATTTTTAATATTGGTTGCTGCTACAGTTTCTGTTTCAATAAGAATAGTTGGAGTTCTTGTTTTGAGTTCAATGATTGCACTGCCAGTAGCAACTGCACTGCAACTTAAAAGAGGATTTAAAATTACTCTTGTATCTTCAATACTATTTAGTGTTGTGGATGTTTTAATAGGTCTATTTTCTTCATATTATATTGGCTGTGCGCCAGGAGGTTTGATTGCATTGTCATCCGTTATTATGCTGACTTTAGTGATGTCAATTAAAAAGATAGCATTTGTCAACTATTCCTATAAATTATCGAGTAAAAATATTATAAAAGAGAATAATTAA
- the thiC gene encoding phosphomethylpyrimidine synthase ThiC, whose translation MDYTTQMDAARKGIITDEIKTVAEKENMDVNELMKLIAEGKVVVPANKNHKNLSAEGVGKRLKTKINVNLGISKDCCNIDLELDKVKKAIDMKAEAIMDLSCFGKTKEFRTRLIGMSPAMIGTVPMYDAVGFYDKELKDISAEELLGVIETHAKDGVDFMTIHAGINRETAEVFNRNPRLMNFVSRGGSLLYAWMKLNNKENPFYEYFDKVLDICEKYDVTISLGDACRPGCLNDSTDASQIKELMTLGELAKRAWKRNVQVMIEGPGHMALNEIEANMMMEKKLCHDAPFYVLGPIVTDIAPGYDHITSAIGGAIAATYGADFLCYVTPAEHLRLPDLDDMKEGIIATKIAAHAADIAKGVNGARDIDNSMAKARRELDWNKMFEFAIDPDKARMYRESSRPEDEKTCTMCGKMCAVRNMNKVMEGKNINILRDDN comes from the coding sequence ATGGATTATACGACACAAATGGATGCAGCAAGAAAAGGGATAATTACAGATGAAATTAAGACAGTGGCAGAAAAAGAGAATATGGATGTTAATGAACTTATGAAACTTATTGCAGAGGGAAAGGTTGTTGTTCCAGCTAATAAAAATCACAAAAATTTAAGTGCAGAGGGAGTTGGAAAGAGATTAAAAACAAAAATAAATGTAAACTTAGGTATTTCAAAAGATTGCTGTAATATTGATTTAGAACTTGATAAGGTGAAAAAAGCAATAGATATGAAGGCAGAGGCTATAATGGATTTAAGCTGTTTTGGAAAAACCAAAGAATTTAGGACAAGGCTTATAGGTATGTCACCAGCTATGATAGGCACTGTACCTATGTATGATGCTGTTGGTTTTTATGATAAGGAATTAAAGGATATATCAGCTGAGGAACTTTTGGGAGTTATAGAGACGCATGCAAAAGATGGTGTTGATTTTATGACTATACATGCAGGTATAAATAGAGAAACAGCAGAAGTATTTAATAGAAATCCAAGACTCATGAATTTTGTATCCAGAGGAGGAAGTCTTCTTTATGCATGGATGAAACTAAATAATAAAGAAAATCCATTTTATGAATATTTTGATAAGGTTCTTGATATATGTGAAAAGTACGATGTTACAATAAGTCTTGGAGATGCATGCAGACCTGGATGTTTGAATGATTCAACGGATGCAAGTCAAATTAAAGAACTTATGACACTGGGAGAACTTGCGAAGAGAGCCTGGAAAAGAAATGTACAGGTAATGATAGAAGGACCAGGGCATATGGCTTTAAATGAAATAGAAGCTAATATGATGATGGAAAAAAAGTTATGTCATGATGCACCATTTTATGTTCTAGGACCTATTGTGACTGATATAGCACCAGGCTACGATCATATAACTAGTGCAATTGGCGGAGCAATTGCAGCAACCTACGGGGCTGATTTTTTATGTTATGTAACACCGGCAGAGCATTTAAGACTACCAGATTTAGATGACATGAAGGAAGGCATTATAGCAACTAAAATAGCAGCACATGCAGCAGATATTGCAAAAGGTGTCAATGGAGCTAGAGATATAGATAATAGTATGGCTAAAGCAAGAAGAGAACTTGACTGGAATAAAATGTTTGAATTTGCAATAGATCCAGATAAGGCTAGAATGTATAGAGAGAGCTCTAGACCGGAAGACGAAAAAACTTGTACAATGTGTGGAAAAATGTGCGCTGTTAGGAATATGAATAAAGTTATGGAGGGTAAAAATATAAATATATTAAGAGATGATAATTAA
- a CDS encoding metal ABC transporter ATP-binding protein, protein MLKINNLYFSYNNLAPYILNNINLTIKDGEYVSILGENGCGKSTLIKLILNILSPTSGTIVNDAKNVGYVAQKSDFLNSDFPITVYEMLDCYRKILKIKDKKIVEKSLDRVSMLKFKNSLIGNLSGGQCQKVFIARALMGNPHLLILDEPSTGVDIKSQREIYSLIKSLNRDTGITVISIEHNLKAAISNSSLIYHIANGNGHMCKPETYINEYVEANGGNKFYV, encoded by the coding sequence ATGCTTAAGATCAATAATTTATATTTTTCTTATAATAATCTTGCGCCATATATATTAAATAATATTAATCTTACTATAAAAGATGGAGAATATGTTTCTATATTGGGCGAAAATGGTTGTGGAAAATCAACATTGATAAAATTAATACTTAATATATTATCGCCTACAAGTGGCACTATAGTTAATGATGCTAAGAATGTCGGATATGTAGCACAAAAATCTGATTTTTTAAACTCTGATTTTCCAATTACAGTTTATGAAATGCTTGATTGTTATAGAAAAATATTAAAAATAAAGGATAAAAAAATAGTTGAAAAGAGCCTGGATAGAGTGAGTATGTTAAAATTTAAAAATTCATTAATAGGCAATTTATCAGGAGGACAATGTCAAAAAGTATTTATAGCAAGAGCATTAATGGGAAATCCTCATTTGCTTATTTTAGATGAGCCGTCTACTGGTGTTGATATAAAAAGCCAAAGAGAGATTTATTCATTGATTAAAAGTTTAAACAGAGATACAGGTATAACGGTCATATCAATAGAACACAACCTTAAGGCAGCGATTTCAAATTCATCTCTTATATATCACATTGCAAATGGTAATGGACATATGTGCAAACCAGAAACGTACATTAATGAATACGTGGAAGCCAATGGAGGTAATAAATTTTATGTTTGA